The following coding sequences lie in one Amycolatopsis cihanbeyliensis genomic window:
- a CDS encoding acyl-CoA dehydrogenase family protein, whose translation MTPTRTAEQQALGETVRAVLRRSPGEHGWSPLCEQVGVAALAIPESFGGLGAGLTELQVVAEELGRELVPCPFLGSTVLATQALLESGDEAACARLLPGLAEGRVAALAWADEHGRWSPDHGCGSAAADSALEGRAEYVLDADLAEVLLVVAEVAGELGLFEVDPERVEVRRSESMDPSRGFGSVELRGARGRRLGGDFRPGLRRVRETACAVLAAEQAGAAARALEITVEYTKQRQQFGRPIGGFQALKHRMADLHVLVETAHSAARAVAEAGPDRGRLAAVAKVHCSEALSTVTAEMIQLHGGIGITWEHPAHRYFKRAHGAAQLFGRPHEHLPDCYE comes from the coding sequence ATGACACCGACGCGGACCGCGGAGCAACAAGCCCTCGGCGAGACGGTGCGCGCCGTCCTGCGGCGTTCCCCCGGCGAGCACGGGTGGTCGCCGCTGTGCGAGCAGGTCGGGGTGGCCGCGCTGGCGATCCCCGAGTCCTTCGGCGGGCTGGGCGCGGGCCTCACCGAGTTGCAGGTGGTCGCCGAGGAACTGGGCCGGGAGCTGGTCCCCTGCCCGTTCCTGGGTTCCACGGTGCTCGCCACGCAGGCCCTGCTGGAGTCCGGGGACGAGGCCGCATGCGCCCGGCTGCTGCCCGGGCTGGCCGAAGGCAGGGTGGCCGCGCTGGCCTGGGCGGATGAGCACGGCCGCTGGTCTCCAGACCACGGCTGCGGCAGCGCCGCCGCCGACTCCGCCCTCGAGGGCAGGGCGGAGTACGTGCTGGACGCCGACCTCGCCGAGGTCCTGCTCGTGGTGGCCGAGGTCGCCGGCGAGCTCGGCCTGTTCGAGGTGGATCCGGAGCGGGTGGAGGTGCGGCGGTCGGAGTCGATGGATCCCTCGCGCGGCTTCGGGAGCGTCGAGCTGCGGGGCGCCAGGGGCCGGCGGCTCGGCGGGGACTTCCGGCCCGGCCTGCGCCGGGTGCGGGAGACCGCCTGCGCGGTGCTGGCCGCCGAGCAGGCCGGGGCGGCCGCTCGCGCGCTGGAGATCACCGTGGAGTACACCAAGCAGCGGCAGCAGTTCGGCAGGCCCATCGGCGGTTTCCAGGCGCTCAAGCACCGGATGGCCGACCTGCACGTGCTGGTCGAGACCGCGCACTCGGCGGCCCGCGCGGTGGCCGAAGCCGGGCCGGACCGCGGGCGGCTGGCCGCGGTCGCGAAGGTGCACTGCTCCGAGGCCCTGTCCACGGTGACCGCCGAGATGATCCAGCTGCATGGTGGGATCGGCATTACCTGGGAACATCCGGCACACCGTTACTTCAAGCGCGCTCACGGCGCCGCCCAGCTCTTCGGCCGGCCGCACGAGCATCTCCCCGACTGCTATGAGTGA
- a CDS encoding DUF4386 family protein: MSEPRTPEAAAQRLGMRSSGILALAGTALTIVSTLLQQRMDIPRGDPLGGLAHIEARPWFAAALAGMLGMLCWGMAFTAAGRSLRDPAGRTLARMAEPVLLVAVAVFAVHYAHDGFSSGVLAGQWSSGERDPAAALADSRVMEGLIGGTSILSQTLIGLALALYALAMLRGRQYPRVLSWVGLVGSAGWFLGGSALFLRLPGMSFELLLPFTGLATVWVVGVGITLVRTRVPRR, encoded by the coding sequence ATGTCCGAGCCAAGGACGCCGGAAGCCGCAGCACAACGCCTCGGCATGCGGTCGTCCGGGATCCTGGCGCTGGCAGGCACCGCACTCACGATCGTGAGCACCCTGCTCCAGCAACGGATGGACATCCCGCGCGGCGACCCACTCGGAGGGCTCGCCCACATCGAAGCGCGACCGTGGTTCGCCGCGGCCCTGGCCGGCATGCTCGGGATGCTGTGCTGGGGTATGGCCTTCACGGCAGCCGGTCGCAGCCTCCGGGACCCGGCGGGCAGGACGCTCGCCCGGATGGCCGAACCCGTGCTTCTCGTCGCGGTCGCGGTGTTCGCCGTGCACTACGCGCACGACGGGTTCAGCAGCGGCGTGCTCGCCGGGCAGTGGTCCTCCGGTGAGCGCGACCCGGCCGCCGCCCTGGCGGACAGCCGCGTCATGGAAGGGTTGATCGGCGGCACCTCCATCCTGTCCCAGACCCTCATCGGCCTGGCGCTGGCCCTGTACGCCCTGGCGATGCTGCGCGGCCGGCAGTACCCGCGGGTGCTGTCCTGGGTGGGCCTCGTCGGTTCCGCCGGATGGTTTCTCGGCGGCTCGGCGCTGTTCCTGCGCCTGCCCGGGATGTCGTTCGAGCTCCTGCTCCCCTTCACCGGGCTGGCCACGGTCTGGGTCGTGGGCGTCGGGATCACGCTGGTGCGCACCCGCGTTCCGCGCCGCTAG
- a CDS encoding acyl-CoA dehydrogenase family protein, which translates to MRFALSAEQKDFAASIGDFLSDVDTAAAARDWAAGDPGSGLTLWRGLAGIGITGLLVPERFDGLGADPVDLVVAFERLGYHAVPGPWVDTAAVLPMLLEDELLAGVAAGETLASVALPPHVPYALDADVAEARIAVAGTRLHAFAPGRALPSVDSCRRLFEVREGEVLGAAVDPPLAFDAGVLATAAQLLGAGQWLLDAAVDYARQRRQYGREIGRYQAVKHLLADVVTRLELARPLVHAAAIAVRDGAPTRARDVSAAKVAAGEAAYLAARTGLQVHGAIGYTAEHELGLRLAKVRALVAAWGTRGMHHRRVLDAVSGAVA; encoded by the coding sequence ATGAGATTCGCGCTTTCCGCCGAGCAGAAGGACTTCGCGGCCAGCATCGGCGACTTCCTTTCCGATGTGGACACCGCCGCGGCGGCACGGGACTGGGCGGCCGGCGATCCGGGCTCGGGGTTGACACTGTGGCGCGGGCTGGCCGGGATCGGGATCACCGGCCTGCTGGTGCCCGAGCGGTTCGACGGGCTCGGCGCCGACCCGGTGGACCTGGTGGTGGCGTTCGAGCGGCTCGGTTACCACGCGGTGCCGGGACCGTGGGTGGACACCGCTGCCGTGCTGCCGATGCTGCTCGAGGACGAGCTGCTGGCCGGGGTGGCCGCCGGCGAGACGCTCGCCTCGGTGGCGCTGCCGCCGCACGTTCCGTACGCCCTGGACGCGGACGTGGCGGAGGCGCGGATCGCGGTCGCCGGGACGCGGCTGCACGCGTTCGCCCCCGGCCGCGCGCTGCCGTCGGTCGACTCCTGCCGTCGGTTGTTCGAGGTGCGCGAGGGCGAGGTGCTCGGCGCCGCGGTGGACCCGCCGCTGGCCTTCGATGCCGGCGTGCTGGCCACCGCCGCGCAGTTGCTCGGTGCGGGCCAGTGGCTGCTGGACGCCGCGGTGGATTATGCGCGGCAGCGCAGGCAGTACGGCCGCGAGATCGGCCGCTACCAGGCGGTCAAGCACCTGCTCGCCGACGTGGTCACCCGGCTGGAGCTGGCCAGGCCGCTGGTGCACGCGGCCGCGATCGCCGTCCGGGACGGCGCCCCGACCCGGGCACGGGACGTGTCCGCGGCCAAGGTGGCCGCCGGCGAGGCCGCGTACCTCGCGGCCCGTACCGGGCTGCAGGTGCACGGCGCGATCGGCTACACCGCCGAGCACGAGCTCGGCCTGCGGCTGGCGAAGGTGCGCGCGCTGGTGGCGGCGTGGGGAACGCGGGGCATGCACCACCGCCGGGTGCTGGACGCCGTCTCCGGGGCGGTCGCATGA
- a CDS encoding SDR family oxidoreductase: protein MIPLPGYPEGRDLLRDKVVVVTAAAGTGIGSAVARRSLEEGASVVLSDWHERRLGEQAAELDPVGEVHPISCDVTEETQVQALIDGTVRRFGRIDVLINNAGLGGSRAIVDMTDEEWSRVLDVTLTGTFRMTRAALRRMIEQGGGGAVVNNASVIGWRAQAEQSHYAAAKAGVMALTRSAAVEAAQHGIRVNAVSPSLATHPFLAKVTSEELLAELTEREVSGRAARPWEVANVMVFLASEYASYLTGEVISVSSQHA, encoded by the coding sequence GTGATTCCGCTGCCCGGCTATCCCGAGGGACGTGACCTGTTGCGGGACAAGGTGGTCGTGGTGACCGCGGCCGCCGGGACCGGTATCGGTTCGGCGGTGGCGCGGCGCAGCCTCGAGGAGGGTGCGAGCGTGGTGCTGAGCGATTGGCACGAGCGCAGGCTGGGCGAGCAGGCCGCCGAGCTGGACCCGGTCGGCGAGGTTCATCCGATCTCCTGTGATGTCACCGAGGAAACCCAGGTCCAGGCCCTGATCGACGGTACGGTGCGGCGGTTCGGCCGGATCGACGTACTGATCAACAACGCCGGGCTGGGCGGCAGCAGGGCCATTGTGGACATGACGGACGAGGAGTGGTCGCGGGTCCTCGACGTCACGTTGACCGGGACGTTCCGGATGACCAGGGCCGCCCTGCGCAGGATGATCGAACAGGGCGGCGGGGGAGCGGTGGTGAACAACGCCTCGGTGATCGGCTGGCGCGCGCAGGCCGAGCAGTCCCACTACGCCGCGGCGAAGGCGGGGGTGATGGCGCTGACTCGTAGCGCGGCGGTGGAGGCCGCCCAGCACGGCATCCGGGTGAACGCCGTGTCGCCGAGCCTGGCGACGCACCCGTTCCTGGCCAAGGTGACCAGTGAGGAACTACTCGCCGAACTGACCGAGCGGGAGGTGTCCGGGAGGGCGGCGCGGCCATGGGAGGTCGCGAATGTGATGGTATTCCTCGCCAGTGAGTACGCCTCGTACCTGACCGGCGAGGTGATCTCGGTGAGTAGTCAGCATGCGTGA
- a CDS encoding enoyl-CoA hydratase, whose product MTDEVVRYERRGATALVTMNRPEYRNAQNSAMTYALDAAFTRAVEDDEVKVIVLAGAGKHFSAGHDIGSPGRDADASFDRKAVLWWDHVGAEGGDARLARESEVYLGMCRRWREIPKPTIASVQGACIAGGLMLAWVCDLILASEDAFFADPVVRMGIPGVEYFAHPWVLGPRAAKEVLFTGERFTAAQAKEWGMLTRVVPRAELEAETLDLAERIAGMPRFGLALAKKAVNQAEDLMGLRSGMDSAFGLHHFAHAHNAEIAGGDALGGQDARSMRDAG is encoded by the coding sequence ATGACCGACGAGGTGGTGCGGTACGAGCGGCGCGGGGCGACCGCGTTGGTGACGATGAACCGTCCCGAGTACCGCAACGCGCAGAACTCGGCGATGACCTACGCGCTGGACGCCGCCTTCACCCGCGCGGTGGAGGACGACGAGGTGAAGGTGATCGTGCTGGCCGGTGCGGGCAAGCACTTCTCGGCGGGCCACGACATCGGCAGCCCTGGCCGGGACGCGGACGCGTCCTTCGACCGCAAGGCGGTGCTGTGGTGGGACCACGTCGGTGCCGAGGGTGGGGACGCACGCCTCGCCAGGGAGTCCGAGGTCTATCTCGGCATGTGCCGCCGGTGGCGGGAAATCCCCAAACCCACCATCGCCAGTGTGCAGGGCGCGTGCATCGCGGGCGGGCTGATGCTGGCCTGGGTCTGCGACCTGATCCTGGCTTCCGAGGACGCATTCTTCGCCGATCCGGTGGTCCGGATGGGCATTCCCGGGGTGGAGTACTTCGCGCATCCGTGGGTTCTGGGCCCGCGTGCGGCGAAGGAGGTGCTGTTCACCGGCGAGCGATTCACCGCGGCCCAGGCCAAGGAGTGGGGCATGCTCACCCGGGTGGTGCCGCGCGCGGAACTGGAGGCCGAGACCCTCGACCTTGCCGAGCGGATCGCCGGGATGCCGCGGTTCGGGCTGGCGCTGGCGAAGAAGGCGGTCAACCAGGCCGAGGATCTGATGGGCCTGCGTAGCGGGATGGACTCCGCGTTCGGGCTGCACCACTTCGCGCACGCGCACAACGCCGAGATCGCCGGTGGCGACGCGCTCGGTGGGCAGGACGCGCGCTCGATGCGGGACGCGGGCTGA
- a CDS encoding TetR/AcrR family transcriptional regulator, whose product MSTKTSTGRQSGTGRRAELLALAARLFAERGFVLTTVRDIAEAAGILSGSLYHHFDSKESMADEILRGFLDELFGTYAEIVAAELGPRKTLEAVVVASFESIHAHPAEVAIYQNEAKHLAQLERFAYLDERNREFRDLWNAILAEGVRTGAFRADLDIELVYRFIRDTVWVAVRWYNPDGPLSAHDVAEQYLGILLDGIATRRRPVRKG is encoded by the coding sequence ATGAGCACGAAGACGTCCACGGGTCGCCAGTCCGGAACGGGCCGCAGGGCCGAGTTGCTCGCGCTCGCCGCGCGGCTGTTCGCCGAGCGCGGTTTCGTCTTGACCACCGTCCGCGACATCGCCGAGGCGGCGGGCATCCTCTCCGGCAGCCTCTACCATCACTTCGACTCGAAGGAGTCGATGGCCGACGAGATTCTGCGTGGGTTCCTGGACGAGCTGTTCGGTACCTACGCCGAGATCGTCGCGGCCGAGCTGGGCCCGCGGAAGACGTTGGAGGCCGTGGTGGTCGCCTCCTTCGAGTCGATCCACGCGCATCCCGCCGAGGTGGCCATCTACCAGAACGAGGCCAAGCACCTGGCGCAGCTCGAGCGCTTCGCCTACCTGGATGAGCGGAACCGGGAGTTTCGCGACCTGTGGAACGCAATCCTGGCTGAGGGGGTGCGGACCGGGGCGTTCCGTGCGGACCTGGACATCGAGCTGGTGTACCGGTTCATCCGGGACACCGTGTGGGTGGCTGTGCGCTGGTACAACCCGGATGGCCCGCTGTCCGCCCACGACGTCGCCGAGCAGTACCTCGGGATCCTGCTGGACGGCATCGCGACCCGGCGCAGGCCGGTACGAAAGGGATAG
- the hsaB gene encoding 3-hydroxy-9,10-secoandrosta-1,3,5(10)-triene-9,17-dione monooxygenase reductase subunit, translated as MSTPAAPTFDSARFRSVLGHFCTGVTVVTGLDGGRPFGFACQSFAALSLDPPLVLFCPARSSRSWQAIERAGQFAVNVLAAGQRAVSGVFGARGEDKFAAVEWSTVPSGAPLLHGALTWLDCELEAVHEGGDHYVVIGRVTTLGDIRDERPLLFYRGRYTVTEPDGAGDGQPREDLEGLLTWPRPDDWF; from the coding sequence ATGAGTACTCCGGCCGCCCCCACCTTCGACTCCGCCCGGTTCCGGTCGGTGCTCGGGCACTTCTGCACGGGCGTCACGGTGGTGACCGGCCTGGACGGCGGGCGGCCTTTCGGCTTCGCCTGCCAGTCGTTCGCGGCGTTGTCCCTCGACCCGCCGCTGGTGCTGTTCTGCCCGGCCCGGAGCTCGCGTAGCTGGCAGGCCATCGAGCGGGCAGGGCAGTTCGCGGTGAACGTCCTCGCCGCGGGGCAGCGCGCGGTGAGCGGGGTGTTCGGCGCGCGGGGCGAGGACAAGTTCGCCGCCGTGGAGTGGAGCACGGTTCCCTCCGGGGCCCCGCTCCTGCACGGCGCGCTGACCTGGCTGGACTGCGAGCTGGAGGCGGTGCACGAGGGGGGTGACCACTACGTCGTGATCGGCCGCGTGACCACGCTGGGCGACATACGGGACGAGCGGCCGCTGCTGTTCTACCGTGGCCGCTACACCGTCACCGAACCGGACGGCGCCGGGGACGGCCAGCCGCGCGAGGACCTGGAAGGCCTGCTCACCTGGCCGCGCCCGGACGACTGGTTCTAG
- a CDS encoding lytic polysaccharide monooxygenase auxiliary activity family 9 protein produces the protein MHTKRKLVAAAVGAGIAPLALVVVPAGVANAHGYVSSPPSRQAQCAQGTVSCGQIKWEPQSVEGPKGLRSCSGGNSRFAELDDDSKGWRASPAGNTVTFNWTFTARHRTANYEYFLNGRKIAEVDGHNQQPPPSVSHTVDLGGVSGRQKVLAVWNIGDTANAFYACIDLQVR, from the coding sequence ATGCATACGAAACGGAAGCTCGTTGCCGCCGCGGTGGGCGCGGGTATCGCTCCACTCGCCCTTGTGGTCGTCCCGGCTGGAGTCGCCAACGCGCACGGGTACGTGTCCTCGCCGCCGAGCAGGCAGGCCCAGTGCGCGCAGGGAACCGTGTCCTGCGGCCAGATCAAGTGGGAGCCGCAGAGCGTCGAGGGGCCCAAGGGCCTGCGTAGTTGCAGTGGTGGCAACTCCCGGTTCGCCGAGTTGGACGACGACAGCAAGGGCTGGCGCGCGAGCCCCGCAGGGAACACGGTGACCTTCAACTGGACGTTCACCGCGCGGCACCGCACCGCGAACTACGAGTACTTCCTGAACGGCCGCAAGATCGCCGAGGTCGACGGCCACAACCAGCAGCCACCACCATCCGTCTCGCATACGGTCGACCTCGGTGGGGTGAGCGGCCGGCAGAAGGTGCTCGCGGTGTGGAACATCGGCGACACCGCCAACGCCTTCTACGCCTGCATCGACCTCCAGGTCCGCTGA
- a CDS encoding acyl-CoA dehydrogenase family protein encodes MDLELDEHAARFRDEVRSWLAENVPQRPLASFDTAEGFARHRAWEARLAEAGLSVVAWPEEFGGRDASLLEWVLFEEEYYAAGAPGRVSQNGIFMLAPTLFSHGTAEQRRRILPPMARGQEVWAQAWSEPEAGSDIAALRSTATRTEGGWLLSGQKTWSSRAAFADKAFGLFRSDPGSERHRGLTYLMFDLRAEGVRVRPIPQLDGEPGFAEIFLDGVFVPDADVLGEPGDGWRVAMTTANNERGLSLRSPGRFLAAADRLTELWQRVGDPADTALSGRVADAWIGARAYQLYTFGTVTRLREGGSLGPESSVNKLFWSHLDLALHETALDLLGPDGELRAEHGWVDGWLFALAGPIYGGTDQIQRNTVAERLLGLPRGDR; translated from the coding sequence ATGGACCTCGAACTGGACGAGCACGCCGCCCGGTTCCGGGACGAGGTGCGCTCCTGGCTGGCCGAGAACGTGCCGCAACGGCCGCTGGCCTCGTTCGACACCGCCGAGGGATTCGCGCGGCACCGGGCATGGGAAGCGAGACTGGCCGAGGCAGGGCTGTCGGTGGTTGCCTGGCCCGAGGAGTTCGGCGGGCGGGACGCGAGCCTGCTGGAGTGGGTGTTGTTCGAGGAGGAGTACTACGCCGCGGGCGCGCCGGGACGGGTGAGCCAGAACGGCATCTTCATGCTCGCGCCGACCCTGTTCTCGCACGGCACCGCGGAGCAGCGGCGGCGGATCCTGCCCCCGATGGCGCGTGGCCAGGAGGTCTGGGCGCAGGCATGGTCGGAACCGGAGGCCGGCAGCGACATCGCCGCGCTGCGCAGCACCGCCACCCGCACCGAGGGTGGTTGGCTGCTGTCCGGGCAGAAGACGTGGAGCTCGCGGGCCGCCTTCGCGGACAAGGCGTTCGGCCTGTTCCGCAGCGACCCGGGCAGCGAGCGGCACCGTGGCCTGACCTACCTGATGTTCGACCTGCGGGCCGAGGGGGTGCGGGTCCGCCCGATCCCCCAACTCGACGGCGAGCCGGGGTTCGCGGAGATCTTCCTGGACGGGGTGTTCGTACCGGATGCGGACGTGCTCGGCGAGCCGGGCGACGGCTGGCGGGTCGCGATGACCACCGCGAACAACGAGCGCGGGCTGTCCCTGCGCAGCCCCGGGCGGTTCCTGGCGGCCGCGGACCGGCTGACCGAGCTGTGGCAGCGGGTCGGTGACCCGGCCGACACCGCGCTGTCCGGCCGGGTCGCCGACGCCTGGATCGGGGCGCGGGCCTACCAGCTCTACACCTTCGGCACGGTGACCCGGCTGCGGGAGGGCGGCAGCCTCGGGCCGGAGTCCAGCGTGAACAAGCTGTTCTGGTCGCATTTGGACCTCGCCCTGCACGAGACAGCGCTCGACCTGCTCGGCCCGGACGGGGAGCTGCGCGCCGAACACGGCTGGGTGGACGGGTGGCTGTTCGCGTTGGCCGGACCGATCTACGGCGGCACCGACCAGATCCAGCGCAACACCGTGGCCGAGCGGCTGCTGGGCCTGCCGAGGGGTGACCGATGA
- a CDS encoding acyl-CoA dehydrogenase family protein, which translates to MSEDDFRERVRSWLAENLTGAFAGLRGLGGPGREHESFAERIAWERHLAAAGWTCLGWPVEHGGRGATLRQQVIFHEEYARSGAPAKVSHLGQELLGPTLIAYGTAEQQRRFLPGIAAVRELWCQGYSEPGAGSDLAAVSTTATLDGDEWVLRGQKVWTSLAQVADWCFVLARTEPGSTRHRGLSYLLVPMRQQGVRVRPIRQLTGTSEFNEVFFDGARTERGLVVGEPGDGWRVAMGTLAFERGVATLGQQVGFRDELRRLTELARANGAMDDPVVAERLARAWTGLEVMRAHAERTLGDSSPGVAEVSKLVWANWHRSLGELAMLVRGARSLVADPDSGELDEWQRLYLFSRADTIYGGTNEIQRNIIAERVLGLPREVRP; encoded by the coding sequence GTGTCCGAGGACGACTTCCGCGAGCGGGTCCGGTCCTGGCTGGCCGAGAACCTCACCGGCGCGTTCGCCGGGTTGCGTGGACTCGGCGGACCCGGCCGCGAGCACGAGTCCTTCGCGGAACGTATCGCGTGGGAACGGCATCTCGCGGCCGCGGGTTGGACCTGCCTCGGCTGGCCGGTCGAGCACGGCGGCCGGGGCGCGACGCTGCGGCAGCAGGTGATCTTCCACGAGGAGTACGCCCGCTCCGGCGCGCCGGCGAAGGTCAGCCACCTCGGCCAGGAACTCCTCGGCCCGACCCTGATCGCCTACGGTACGGCGGAGCAGCAGCGCCGGTTCCTGCCCGGTATCGCCGCGGTGCGCGAGCTGTGGTGCCAGGGGTACTCCGAGCCGGGGGCCGGTTCGGACCTGGCCGCGGTGTCCACCACGGCGACCCTGGACGGGGACGAGTGGGTGCTGCGCGGGCAGAAGGTGTGGACCTCACTGGCCCAGGTCGCGGACTGGTGTTTCGTGCTGGCCCGCACCGAACCGGGATCGACCCGGCATCGCGGGCTCTCCTACCTGCTGGTACCGATGCGCCAGCAGGGGGTGCGGGTCCGGCCGATCCGGCAACTGACCGGTACCTCGGAGTTCAACGAGGTCTTCTTCGACGGAGCCCGCACCGAGCGGGGCCTGGTCGTGGGCGAGCCGGGCGATGGCTGGCGGGTCGCGATGGGCACGCTGGCCTTCGAGCGCGGCGTGGCCACCCTCGGTCAGCAGGTCGGCTTTCGCGATGAGCTGCGGCGGCTGACCGAGCTGGCGCGCGCGAACGGGGCCATGGACGATCCGGTGGTCGCCGAGCGGCTGGCCAGGGCATGGACCGGCCTCGAGGTGATGCGGGCACACGCCGAGCGCACGCTCGGGGACTCCTCGCCGGGTGTGGCCGAGGTGTCCAAACTGGTCTGGGCGAACTGGCACCGCTCACTCGGTGAGCTGGCCATGCTGGTTCGTGGCGCGCGATCCCTGGTGGCGGACCCGGATTCCGGCGAGCTGGACGAGTGGCAGCGGCTGTACCTGTTCAGCCGCGCCGACACCATCTACGGCGGCACCAACGAGATCCAGCGCAACATCATCGCCGAGCGGGTGCTCGGCCTGCCGAGGGAGGTACGCCCGTGA
- a CDS encoding FadD3 family acyl-CoA ligase has translation MAADADTVPAALGRAAGLFADREALVDGQVRLTFTELHRQVRRCAALLAEHGVRSGDRVAICSPNTHHWVIAALGALYAGGTLVPINTRFTGPEMLDIVERSEAAALVVAGPFLGTDRLAELRAAGFGRPITILRIPVEGRPPTEPGVLEWEAVDTADPSGADTRAEAVRPEDVSDILFTSGTTGRSKGAMTSHRRSLGVAAAWADRGGLTADDRYLVINPFFHSFGYKAGMLAALLRGATLLPQATFDAERTLRTIARERITVLPGAPTIYQTLLDAPAFGEHDIGSLRLAVTGAATVPVALVERMRTDLGFDTVLTAYGLTEAVVATMCRPEDDTATIARTCGRAAAGFEVRIAEGSGEVLLRGPNRMLGYLDDVEATTKAIDGDGWLHTGDVGTLDEHGYLTITDRIKDVYICGGFNVYPAEVEQVLTRLPGVAEAAVIGIPDARMGEVGRAYLVASPGHTLSTEDVTRHCKQNLANYKVPRQVELRERLPRNAAGKVLKRLLRDEQENR, from the coding sequence ATGGCTGCCGACGCGGACACCGTTCCGGCGGCACTCGGCCGCGCGGCCGGGCTGTTCGCCGACCGTGAGGCACTGGTGGACGGCCAGGTCCGGCTGACCTTTACCGAGTTGCACCGGCAGGTACGGCGCTGCGCCGCGCTGCTCGCCGAGCACGGCGTCCGGTCCGGCGACCGGGTCGCGATCTGCTCGCCGAACACCCACCACTGGGTGATCGCCGCGCTGGGCGCGTTGTACGCGGGCGGCACGTTGGTGCCGATCAACACCCGGTTCACCGGACCGGAGATGCTGGACATCGTCGAGCGCAGCGAGGCCGCGGCCCTGGTGGTCGCAGGCCCGTTCCTTGGCACCGACCGGCTGGCCGAACTGCGCGCCGCCGGATTCGGCCGTCCGATCACGATCCTGCGTATCCCGGTCGAGGGCAGACCGCCCACCGAACCGGGGGTACTCGAGTGGGAGGCGGTGGACACGGCCGATCCGAGCGGCGCGGACACCCGTGCCGAGGCGGTGCGGCCAGAGGATGTGAGCGACATCCTGTTCACCTCGGGTACCACCGGGCGCAGCAAGGGAGCGATGACCAGTCACCGCCGGTCGCTCGGGGTCGCCGCGGCCTGGGCCGACCGCGGCGGGTTGACCGCGGACGACCGGTACCTGGTGATCAACCCCTTCTTCCACAGCTTCGGTTACAAGGCGGGCATGCTGGCCGCGCTGCTGCGCGGCGCGACCCTGCTCCCGCAGGCCACCTTCGACGCCGAGCGCACCCTGCGGACGATCGCGCGGGAACGGATCACCGTGCTGCCCGGCGCGCCGACCATCTACCAGACCCTGCTGGACGCGCCCGCTTTCGGCGAGCACGACATCGGCAGCCTGCGGCTCGCGGTCACCGGCGCCGCCACCGTCCCGGTGGCCCTCGTGGAGCGGATGCGGACCGACCTCGGCTTCGACACCGTGCTCACCGCCTACGGGCTGACCGAGGCCGTGGTGGCGACCATGTGCCGGCCCGAGGACGACACCGCGACCATCGCCCGCACCTGCGGGCGGGCGGCCGCAGGCTTCGAGGTGCGGATCGCCGAAGGCAGCGGGGAGGTCCTGCTACGCGGGCCGAACCGGATGCTCGGCTACCTGGACGACGTGGAGGCGACCACCAAGGCCATCGACGGCGACGGCTGGCTGCACACCGGGGACGTGGGCACCCTGGACGAGCACGGGTACCTCACCATCACCGACCGGATCAAGGACGTCTACATCTGCGGCGGGTTCAACGTCTACCCGGCGGAGGTCGAGCAGGTGCTCACCCGGTTGCCCGGGGTCGCCGAGGCCGCGGTGATCGGCATACCCGACGCCAGGATGGGCGAGGTCGGCAGGGCCTACCTCGTCGCCAGCCCCGGCCACACCCTATCCACGGAGGACGTCACGCGGCACTGCAAGCAGAACCTCGCCAACTACAAGGTTCCACGTCAGGTCGAGCTCAGGGAACGGTTGCCACGCAACGCCGCCGGCAAGGTCCTCAAGCGACTGCTTCGCGACGAACAGGAGAATCGATGA